Proteins found in one Seonamhaeicola sp. S2-3 genomic segment:
- a CDS encoding proline dehydrogenase family protein codes for MQKTERIFDNTEIAFSLKNDSELERAYFLFKMISIEPLVKIGTAATNFAIKARLPIEGLIRSTVFDHFCGGVNEDDCLPVIDKMFSKGVSSVLDYSVEGKDIEDEFDAAVIKVLKIIDFAKNIDAIPIAVFKPTGFGRLSLYEKVGSGKKLSENEQLEWAKVVERYDTVCSKAKENDVAVLIDAEESWMQDAADNLVTQMMKKYNKEKPIVFNTLQMYRHDRMDFLKKEHKKAIKENYFLGYKLVRGAYMEKENERAEELGYKSPICESKLATDENFNNGLQYIIDNLERISVFAGTHNEASSYLLMELMDKKGLKNNDSRIWFGQLYGMSDHISFNLANKGYNVAKYMPFGPVKDVMPYLIRRAEENTSVAGQTGRELALLSKEKQRRKNL; via the coding sequence ATGCAAAAAACTGAAAGAATTTTTGATAATACCGAAATTGCTTTTTCTTTAAAAAACGATTCAGAATTAGAGCGCGCTTACTTTTTATTTAAAATGATATCTATTGAGCCGCTAGTTAAAATTGGTACAGCAGCCACCAATTTTGCAATTAAAGCTAGATTACCTATTGAAGGATTAATCCGTTCTACCGTGTTTGATCATTTTTGTGGAGGCGTTAATGAAGATGATTGCCTACCCGTAATAGATAAAATGTTTAGCAAGGGAGTGAGTTCTGTATTAGATTATTCTGTTGAAGGTAAAGATATTGAAGATGAATTTGATGCAGCGGTTATAAAAGTTCTTAAAATTATTGATTTTGCAAAAAATATTGATGCGATTCCTATAGCTGTTTTTAAGCCAACGGGTTTTGGTAGATTAAGTTTATATGAAAAGGTTGGTTCTGGCAAGAAATTATCTGAAAATGAACAATTAGAATGGGCTAAAGTTGTAGAGCGTTATGATACTGTATGTAGTAAAGCTAAAGAAAATGATGTTGCCGTTTTAATTGATGCCGAAGAAAGTTGGATGCAAGATGCTGCAGATAATTTGGTTACCCAAATGATGAAAAAATACAATAAAGAAAAACCTATAGTATTTAATACACTGCAAATGTATAGGCATGATAGAATGGATTTTTTAAAGAAAGAACACAAAAAGGCTATTAAAGAAAATTATTTTCTTGGTTATAAGCTTGTTAGAGGTGCTTATATGGAAAAGGAAAATGAAAGAGCTGAAGAATTAGGTTATAAATCGCCTATTTGTGAAAGTAAATTAGCTACAGATGAGAATTTTAATAATGGCTTACAATATATAATTGATAACTTAGAACGTATTTCGGTTTTTGCAGGTACTCATAATGAAGCGAGTTCTTATTTATTAATGGAATTAATGGATAAAAAGGGCTTAAAAAACAATGACTCTAGAATTTGGTTTGGACAATTATATGGCATGAGTGATCATATTAGTTTTAATTTGGCAAATAAAGGTTATAATGTTGCAAAATATATGCCTTTTGGACCCGTAAAAGATGTTATGCCTTATTTAATACGAAGAGCTGAAGAAAACACATCGGTTGCGGGACAAACCGGAAGAGAATTAGCGCTTTTAAGTAAGGAAAAACAACGACGCAAAAACTTGTAA
- the aroB gene encoding 3-dehydroquinate synthase, with the protein MDSITYKDCTIHFNNNCYTAINKHVEKNNYSKIFILVDENTHQYCLPYFLEKFETNTEIEIIEIESGEENKTIDTCVGVWNTLSDLDADRKSLMINIGGGVITDLGGFVACTFKRGIAYINIPTTLLSMVDASVGGKTGVDLGHLKNQIGVISNPDLVLIDPNFLNTLPANQMRSGLAEMLKHGLISDENYWNRFQDLAALNLADLDELIYQSVIIKKNVVEEDPFEDGLRKTLNFGHTLGHAIESYFLSNPNKTKLLHGEAIIVGMILALYISSTLTGFSREKTNKIKALFLSYYGKVTIDKNEYASIIELLKYDKKNNHGNINFVLLESIGKPKIDCIVDEKIIIEAFDYYAD; encoded by the coding sequence ATGGATTCTATTACTTATAAAGATTGTACAATTCATTTTAATAATAATTGCTATACAGCTATAAATAAACATGTTGAAAAGAATAATTACTCAAAGATTTTTATTCTTGTTGATGAAAATACCCATCAATATTGCTTACCTTATTTTTTAGAAAAATTTGAAACCAATACTGAAATTGAAATAATTGAAATTGAATCTGGTGAAGAAAACAAGACTATTGATACTTGTGTAGGCGTTTGGAATACGCTTTCTGATCTTGATGCCGATAGGAAAAGTTTAATGATAAACATAGGCGGTGGTGTTATTACAGATTTAGGTGGTTTTGTTGCTTGTACTTTTAAAAGAGGTATTGCTTATATAAATATTCCTACTACCCTACTTTCTATGGTAGATGCATCGGTTGGTGGTAAAACAGGTGTAGATTTAGGACACTTAAAAAATCAAATAGGTGTTATAAGCAACCCTGATTTGGTACTTATAGACCCTAATTTTTTAAACACACTTCCAGCAAATCAAATGCGTTCTGGTTTAGCAGAAATGCTAAAGCATGGGTTAATTAGTGATGAAAATTATTGGAATAGATTTCAAGATTTAGCAGCACTTAATTTGGCTGATTTAGATGAATTAATTTATCAATCTGTCATTATAAAAAAGAATGTTGTTGAAGAAGATCCTTTTGAAGATGGTTTGCGTAAAACCTTAAATTTTGGTCATACACTAGGACATGCTATTGAATCTTATTTTTTAAGTAATCCTAATAAAACCAAACTGTTACATGGCGAAGCTATAATTGTTGGCATGATTTTGGCTCTTTACATCTCGTCAACTCTAACGGGTTTTTCTAGAGAAAAAACTAATAAAATTAAAGCCTTGTTTTTAAGTTACTACGGAAAAGTTACAATAGACAAAAACGAATATGCATCAATTATTGAGTTACTTAAATACGACAAGAAAAACAACCACGGAAATATAAATTTTGTGTTATTAGAATCTATTGGTAAACCTAAAATTGATTGTATTGTAGATGAAAAAATAATCATTGAAGCCTTTGATTATTATGCAGATTAA
- a CDS encoding polysaccharide biosynthesis tyrosine autokinase yields the protein MDSLSQKNSPFQNFDIKKALSLYLKQWKWFALCIAISLSVAYFTIKSTVPKFKVVSKIMVLEDSDNESGKAAIKDLTIFSGSQESGMEDELQIIKSRSFLRNIVTKLNLNVQFFSKGRVKEYEIYKNTPIKINFIESDSLIHKTSYNCFIEPLSTTEFNFWVNEDDTPKKLTFGEKIDTHFGGIIFTPKENKIKGFINQTIRVKITPVENKIQYLKQKINVYLSRESSKIVNISMEDPIEQKAIDIVGLLVNEYNSSTIDKKRKQAINTANFINERVKSISSDLESVDDSIVGFKSRNKITDISSTATQALTSSVQNEQLIQDVTTQINMLDYMSGSLGDNPYESVPSNLGAGDPAIMALASRYNDLLAQRGNYLKSAGENNAVVVELDNTLAQIRSSLKQSINNTKQTLNIQLRGLKNSSRKINSKLYSAPDQERVIRSIERTQSIKEAIYIFLLEKREEATISISSISPAIKIVEEPYSLGSTISPTPMVAYLGALFIGLFIPFGVIYVKDLLDTKIHNKEDLQNEIKNITVLGEIPNFGKKENGLIKRNDRSIMSESFRIIRTNFDYVKRGRNIQDYDNVVFVTSTINSEGKSFVSLNTALTLANTGKRVLLIGADIRNPQIYSAIKNKVGENQSNVGLTEYLFDKSIILGETINSYDINEIPIDIMLSGKVPPNPAELLMSDRMKTLFDDASKQYDYVIVDTAPSMLVTDTLLISQYAGHTIYVTRAGYTEKRILNFAKELHEDHKLNGMMLVVNDVKQSNFGYGAKYGYYGAPKKKGLFGRFKA from the coding sequence ATGGATAGTCTTAGTCAAAAAAACAGTCCTTTTCAAAACTTTGATATAAAGAAAGCGCTTTCACTATACCTTAAGCAGTGGAAATGGTTTGCATTATGTATTGCTATATCTTTAAGTGTTGCCTATTTTACTATAAAATCTACTGTACCAAAATTTAAAGTAGTATCTAAAATAATGGTGTTGGAGGATTCTGATAACGAATCTGGGAAGGCAGCTATTAAAGATTTAACAATTTTTTCTGGTTCGCAAGAATCTGGAATGGAAGATGAATTGCAAATTATTAAATCTAGAAGCTTTTTGAGAAATATAGTAACTAAGCTTAATTTGAATGTTCAATTTTTTTCTAAGGGTAGAGTTAAAGAATATGAAATTTACAAAAACACTCCAATTAAAATTAATTTTATAGAGTCTGACTCTTTAATACATAAAACAAGTTATAATTGTTTTATAGAGCCTTTATCTACTACAGAATTTAATTTTTGGGTAAATGAAGATGATACGCCTAAAAAATTAACCTTTGGAGAAAAAATTGACACACATTTTGGAGGAATAATATTTACGCCTAAGGAAAATAAAATTAAAGGTTTTATAAATCAGACTATTAGAGTTAAAATTACTCCTGTAGAAAACAAGATACAGTATTTAAAGCAAAAAATTAATGTTTATTTATCTAGAGAGTCTTCTAAGATTGTAAATATATCAATGGAAGATCCTATTGAACAAAAAGCGATTGATATTGTCGGTTTACTTGTTAATGAATATAATTCATCTACAATAGATAAAAAAAGAAAGCAAGCTATTAATACGGCCAATTTTATTAATGAACGTGTTAAATCTATTTCATCAGACTTAGAAAGTGTTGATGATAGTATAGTTGGTTTTAAATCAAGAAATAAAATAACTGATATTTCATCTACAGCAACTCAAGCATTAACCTCTAGTGTTCAAAATGAACAACTTATACAGGATGTAACTACCCAAATTAATATGCTAGACTATATGAGTGGATCTCTAGGTGATAATCCTTATGAAAGTGTTCCTTCTAATCTTGGAGCTGGAGACCCCGCAATAATGGCACTAGCATCAAGATATAATGATTTATTAGCCCAAAGAGGAAATTATTTAAAAAGTGCGGGCGAAAATAATGCTGTTGTAGTAGAACTTGACAATACACTTGCTCAAATAAGAAGTAGCTTAAAACAAAGTATTAATAACACAAAACAAACTTTAAACATCCAACTAAGAGGATTAAAAAATTCTTCTAGAAAAATTAATTCTAAATTATATTCTGCTCCAGATCAAGAAAGGGTTATAAGGTCAATTGAAAGAACACAATCAATAAAAGAGGCTATATACATATTTTTGCTTGAAAAAAGAGAAGAAGCTACTATATCTATTTCTTCAATTTCTCCAGCAATTAAAATAGTTGAGGAGCCCTATAGTTTAGGTAGTACAATTTCACCAACTCCTATGGTAGCTTACTTAGGTGCGCTATTCATTGGGCTTTTTATTCCTTTTGGGGTTATCTATGTAAAAGATTTATTAGATACTAAAATTCATAATAAAGAAGATTTACAAAATGAAATTAAAAATATTACTGTTTTAGGTGAAATTCCTAATTTTGGTAAAAAAGAAAATGGATTAATTAAAAGAAATGATAGGTCTATAATGTCTGAATCTTTTAGAATTATAAGAACTAATTTTGATTATGTTAAAAGAGGACGAAATATACAAGACTATGATAATGTTGTATTTGTAACATCAACAATTAATAGTGAAGGTAAGTCTTTTGTTAGTTTAAATACAGCTTTAACATTAGCTAATACTGGAAAAAGGGTATTATTAATAGGAGCTGATATTAGAAACCCTCAAATATATTCTGCTATAAAGAACAAGGTAGGTGAAAATCAATCTAATGTGGGATTAACTGAATACCTATTTGATAAATCAATCATATTAGGTGAAACCATTAATTCTTATGATATTAATGAGATTCCAATAGATATTATGCTTTCTGGTAAAGTACCGCCAAATCCTGCAGAATTATTAATGAGTGATAGAATGAAAACCTTATTTGATGATGCTTCTAAACAATATGATTATGTAATTGTTGATACAGCTCCATCTATGTTGGTAACAGACACCTTGTTAATTAGTCAATATGCAGGACATACCATTTATGTAACTAGAGCAGGATACACTGAAAAACGTATTCTTAATTTTGCAAAAGAATTGCATGAAGACCATAAGCTAAATGGAATGATGCTTGTTGTTAATGATGTAAAACAATCTAACTTTGGTTATGGTGCAAAATACGGTTATTACGGAGCGCCTAAAAAGAAAGGCCTTTTTGGAAGATTTAAAGCTTAA
- a CDS encoding tyrosine-protein phosphatase, whose protein sequence is MFHFFSKKIFVKDLLNNFVDIHNHILPGIDDGAKTVHESIELIKGLKKLGINQFIPTPHVMQDYYPNTDESIGDSYEILLEALNKTKLLSDIAINPAAEYMLDHNFEELLKNKGLYTLKKNYILVEMSYYQAPINLEDIIFNIKSQGYLPVLAHPERYSFYHNKLDYYLRLKQLGCFFQLNLLSLSGHYGNGAENTAKYLLEKNLFDFAGTDVHNKNHIIKLSKLAITNKVYDNLKPIVENTNNVFSVT, encoded by the coding sequence ATGTTTCATTTTTTTTCAAAAAAAATATTTGTAAAAGATTTACTTAACAACTTTGTAGATATTCATAACCATATCCTACCAGGAATAGATGATGGAGCCAAAACCGTTCATGAATCTATTGAATTAATTAAAGGGCTAAAAAAATTAGGGATTAATCAATTTATACCTACGCCTCATGTAATGCAAGATTACTACCCTAATACAGATGAAAGTATTGGAGATTCTTATGAGATTTTATTAGAAGCATTAAATAAAACAAAATTACTTTCAGATATCGCTATTAATCCTGCGGCTGAATATATGCTAGATCACAACTTTGAAGAACTTCTAAAAAACAAAGGTTTATACACTTTAAAGAAAAATTATATTCTAGTAGAAATGTCTTATTACCAAGCACCTATTAATTTAGAAGACATTATTTTTAATATCAAAAGCCAAGGATATTTACCAGTTTTAGCGCACCCAGAAAGATATTCTTTTTACCATAATAAATTAGATTACTACTTAAGATTAAAACAACTAGGTTGTTTTTTTCAGCTTAACTTATTATCATTAAGTGGTCACTATGGCAACGGTGCAGAAAATACCGCAAAATACTTACTAGAGAAAAACTTATTTGATTTTGCAGGAACAGATGTTCACAATAAAAACCACATTATAAAACTTTCAAAATTAGCTATTACTAATAAAGTTTATGATAATTTAAAACCCATAGTAGAAAATACTAATAATGTATTTTCTGTAACTTAA
- a CDS encoding polysaccharide biosynthesis/export family protein, giving the protein MLTSCYTKKDIVYFQNAKNFETIVDTDTFRAKLKIGDVLSINVSTLNLEVTRPYNLMEATGGEEGGKLIDYLIDSDGNIDYPVLGKVKLVGLTVEEAKQLLKKKFEEGGLLKDPVVIIRIKNYRVAIMGWVNRPGVYPIGSERLSILEAIAMAGDLNIYGKRKDVLVIRDFNGTKTYTEIDLTSKEVFNSPVFYLTQNDIVYVKPNRGAISAANGDARIGIISSLASIAISLTLIFTR; this is encoded by the coding sequence ATGTTAACGTCATGTTATACCAAAAAAGATATCGTATACTTCCAAAATGCGAAAAATTTTGAAACAATTGTAGATACAGATACCTTTAGAGCCAAGTTAAAAATAGGGGATGTTTTAAGTATTAATGTGTCTACATTAAATTTAGAAGTTACAAGACCCTACAATTTAATGGAGGCTACAGGAGGAGAAGAAGGTGGTAAATTAATAGATTATTTAATAGATTCTGACGGTAATATAGATTATCCTGTTTTGGGTAAAGTTAAACTTGTAGGATTAACAGTTGAGGAAGCTAAACAATTATTAAAAAAGAAGTTTGAAGAAGGAGGGCTATTAAAAGACCCTGTAGTTATTATAAGAATAAAAAACTATCGTGTAGCTATCATGGGGTGGGTTAATAGACCAGGTGTTTATCCTATTGGTAGTGAACGTCTTTCTATACTAGAAGCTATTGCTATGGCAGGCGACTTAAATATATACGGAAAAAGAAAAGATGTTTTAGTTATAAGAGATTTTAATGGCACTAAAACTTATACAGAAATAGATCTTACAAGTAAGGAAGTGTTTAATTCTCCTGTATTTTATTTAACTCAGAATGACATTGTTTATGTAAAACCCAACAGAGGTGCTATAAGCGCAGCTAATGGAGACGCAAGAATAGGTATAATTTCTTCTTTGGCTAGTATTGCCATAAGTTTAACTTTAATTTTCACAAGATAA
- a CDS encoding nucleoside-diphosphate sugar epimerase/dehydratase, producing MIRNYFTSLSQRYASKWLVFFIDLSVVLTTLFVAYLVRFNFTLNFDTKQFLLQVPFMALVSAISFLLVSSHKSVIRHTGFTDVVNVFKAVMLIATIASVAIIINRITLFVPSFTIPLSIIVIHSLLSFVALAGSRLVFKIAYNHIKCKLKTSKNILIYGAGDSGIVTYNALLNGTDKNFNIINFIDDDIKKRGKVINGINIIPLKKINEKFIKSNNIDEIIVASQSIDPKKLISLVGCLTDLEVQVKKVPPIEKWIDGEFSANQIKQVQIEDLLGRPSIQIDNPNLINEFRGETVIVTGAAGSIGSELVNQLSNFDLKHLILVDQAESALYDVQQDLKRAGKHNFTAIVADIRDGLRIDSIFQYHKPTMVFHAAAYKHVPLMEKSPYEAIKINVNGTKLLADTASRYNVKKFVFVSTDKAVNPTSVMGATKRMAEMYITCLQKESKTKFITTRFGNVLGSNGSVIPLFKKQIEEGGPLTLTHKDITRYFMTIPEASQLVLEAGTMGKGGEIFIFDMGESVKIYDLAKNMIKLSGLRYPEDIDIKITGLRPGEKLYEELLANGENTLSTYHKKIMISKTRELDHDKVKSDIEELCIMNRFQNNNIVLKMKQLIPEYKSNNSDYERFDKRVQIYKKVKSVSKESDNKAYSGL from the coding sequence ATGATAAGAAACTACTTTACCAGTTTATCACAAAGATACGCCTCAAAATGGCTTGTATTTTTTATTGATTTATCCGTTGTACTAACAACCCTTTTTGTTGCCTATTTAGTAAGGTTTAATTTTACATTAAATTTTGATACTAAGCAATTTTTGCTTCAAGTACCATTTATGGCATTAGTTTCAGCTATCAGTTTCTTACTGGTAAGCTCTCATAAAAGTGTTATTAGGCATACAGGGTTTACAGATGTTGTAAATGTTTTTAAAGCTGTTATGTTAATAGCTACTATAGCTTCGGTTGCCATAATAATTAATAGAATAACTTTATTTGTCCCTAGTTTTACTATACCGTTATCTATTATAGTTATCCATTCTCTATTGAGTTTTGTGGCATTAGCAGGTAGTAGGTTGGTGTTTAAAATAGCTTACAACCACATAAAGTGTAAGTTAAAAACATCTAAAAATATTTTAATTTATGGTGCTGGAGATTCTGGTATTGTAACTTATAATGCTTTATTAAACGGAACCGATAAAAATTTCAACATCATTAATTTTATTGATGACGATATTAAAAAGCGCGGTAAAGTTATTAATGGAATTAACATTATTCCTCTAAAAAAAATAAACGAAAAGTTTATAAAAAGTAATAATATAGATGAAATCATTGTAGCATCTCAAAGTATAGACCCAAAAAAACTTATTAGCTTGGTTGGATGTTTAACTGATTTAGAGGTTCAAGTTAAAAAGGTACCGCCTATTGAAAAGTGGATTGACGGTGAGTTTAGCGCAAACCAAATTAAACAAGTTCAAATTGAAGACTTATTAGGTCGTCCTTCAATTCAAATAGATAATCCTAATCTTATAAATGAGTTTAGAGGAGAAACCGTTATTGTTACTGGAGCAGCTGGATCAATAGGTAGTGAATTAGTAAATCAGTTATCTAATTTTGATTTAAAGCATTTAATACTAGTAGACCAAGCAGAATCGGCTTTATACGATGTACAACAAGATTTGAAACGTGCTGGGAAACACAATTTTACAGCTATAGTTGCTGATATTAGAGATGGTTTACGTATAGATTCTATTTTTCAATATCACAAACCCACTATGGTGTTTCATGCAGCAGCATATAAGCATGTACCATTAATGGAAAAATCGCCTTATGAAGCTATTAAAATTAATGTAAACGGTACTAAGTTATTAGCAGATACAGCCTCAAGATATAATGTTAAGAAATTTGTTTTTGTGTCAACCGATAAAGCTGTAAATCCAACAAGTGTTATGGGAGCCACTAAACGAATGGCTGAGATGTATATTACTTGCTTGCAAAAAGAAAGTAAAACTAAATTCATAACCACTAGATTTGGAAATGTTTTAGGCTCTAACGGTTCTGTGATTCCTTTATTTAAAAAGCAAATAGAAGAAGGCGGTCCATTAACTTTAACTCATAAAGATATAACAAGGTATTTTATGACCATTCCAGAAGCTTCACAATTAGTTTTAGAAGCTGGAACTATGGGTAAAGGAGGAGAAATATTTATTTTTGACATGGGCGAATCTGTGAAGATTTATGATTTAGCTAAAAACATGATAAAATTATCAGGTTTGAGATATCCTGAGGACATTGATATAAAAATTACAGGTTTAAGACCAGGCGAAAAACTTTATGAAGAACTACTAGCTAATGGCGAAAATACGTTATCAACTTATCATAAAAAGATTATGATTAGTAAAACTAGAGAACTTGATCATGATAAGGTTAAAAGTGATATAGAGGAACTTTGTATTATGAATCGTTTCCAAAACAATAATATTGTATTGAAAATGAAACAGTTAATACCAGAGTATAAATCTAATAACTCAGACTACGAACGCTTTGATAAACGCGTTCAAATTTATAAGAAAGTTAAGAGTGTTTCAAAAGAGTCTGATAATAAAGCTTACAGCGGCCTTTAA
- a CDS encoding SDR family NAD(P)-dependent oxidoreductase — protein sequence MNRPSNLYLEELLIDSNLFPDVLGKKKHKMIQHDFSKETILITGAAGSIGSELSKQLIKSKFKKLILIDVAESPLYNLIKEVEFENTQNVEFILLNILEKEAITNLFKRHKPTIIFHTAAYKHVPLMENNPYEAVKLNIFGTKLLADISNSFKVKKFIFISTDKAVNPISIMGISKKVAENYINLLSKTSDTIFCSTRFGNIFGSNGSVLPLFKKQIELGLPITVTHKEISRFFISKHKACKLILDVANFNYTNYHIFTFNMGKPIKIIDLANRLKVLYASKNVKIEVVITHLRPGEKLNEEITSKNEALLPTKNKDIFLVKNGNNINSSKLNFSELETITPYLSKEKIKSILRSYI from the coding sequence ATGAATAGACCGTCTAATCTATACTTAGAAGAATTATTAATTGATTCTAATTTATTTCCTGATGTGCTGGGTAAGAAAAAACACAAAATGATTCAGCATGATTTTTCTAAAGAAACCATATTAATTACAGGAGCTGCAGGATCAATAGGAAGTGAACTTTCTAAGCAATTAATAAAGAGCAAATTCAAAAAACTTATTTTAATTGATGTAGCTGAATCTCCTTTATATAACCTAATTAAAGAAGTAGAATTTGAAAACACACAAAATGTTGAATTCATTCTTTTAAATATTCTAGAAAAAGAAGCTATAACAAACCTATTCAAAAGGCATAAGCCAACTATAATCTTTCATACGGCAGCTTACAAACATGTACCTTTAATGGAAAATAATCCATATGAAGCAGTGAAATTAAACATATTTGGAACCAAATTGCTCGCTGATATTTCTAATAGTTTTAAAGTAAAAAAATTTATTTTCATATCTACTGACAAAGCAGTTAACCCTATAAGCATTATGGGAATTTCTAAAAAGGTTGCAGAAAATTATATAAATCTGTTATCCAAAACTAGCGACACTATTTTTTGCTCTACACGATTTGGAAATATATTTGGCTCTAATGGTTCTGTATTGCCTTTATTTAAAAAACAAATTGAATTAGGTTTACCTATAACGGTAACCCATAAAGAAATCTCACGGTTTTTTATATCAAAACACAAAGCTTGTAAGCTTATTCTTGATGTTGCTAACTTTAATTACACCAATTATCACATATTTACATTTAATATGGGCAAACCTATTAAAATCATAGATTTAGCTAATAGACTAAAAGTTTTATATGCTTCTAAAAACGTGAAAATAGAGGTAGTAATTACCCATTTACGCCCAGGCGAAAAACTAAATGAAGAAATTACTTCAAAAAATGAGGCCTTATTGCCAACTAAAAATAAAGACATTTTTTTGGTTAAAAATGGCAATAATATTAATTCTTCAAAACTTAATTTTTCTGAATTAGAAACCATAACACCATATCTTTCTAAAGAAAAAATTAAGTCAATATTGCGTTCATATATTTAA
- a CDS encoding DegT/DnrJ/EryC1/StrS aminotransferase family protein, giving the protein MLTKTKIYLSSPHMGGTEQKFVKEAFDTNWIAPLGPNVNGFESDIENYLGNSKHVAVLSSGTAAIHLALQLLNVTSGDEVLCQSFTFSASANPIIYQGATPVFIDSEEDTWNMSPELLEIAIKDRIEKNKTPKAIIAVHLYGMPYKAKEINAIAKKYDIPVIEDSAEALGSTYFNQSCGTLSDIAILSFNGNKIITTSGGGALITKDAELKNKAVFLSTQARDNAPHYQHSTIGYNYRMSNVVAGIGRGQMEVLDDRVEARRKNYEFYKQSLSKYDSITFLDEPTGFYSNRWLTCIKTSSYEMREQIRLALLEEDIESRPLWKPMHMQPVFKDYLHFTNGISEELFEKGLCLPSGSNLTQNDLDRILNIVLKSPYL; this is encoded by the coding sequence ATGTTGACTAAGACAAAAATATATTTATCATCACCACACATGGGCGGTACAGAACAAAAGTTTGTTAAAGAAGCTTTTGATACCAACTGGATTGCACCTTTAGGTCCTAATGTTAATGGTTTTGAAAGTGATATAGAAAATTACTTAGGAAACAGCAAGCATGTAGCAGTTCTTAGTTCTGGTACGGCAGCCATTCATTTAGCTTTACAATTGCTAAATGTAACATCAGGTGATGAAGTTTTATGTCAAAGTTTTACTTTTTCAGCTTCAGCTAACCCTATCATTTATCAAGGAGCAACTCCTGTTTTTATTGATAGTGAGGAAGATACGTGGAATATGTCGCCAGAGTTATTAGAAATAGCTATAAAAGATAGGATTGAAAAAAACAAAACACCTAAAGCCATTATTGCTGTTCATTTATATGGTATGCCATATAAGGCAAAAGAAATAAATGCTATAGCCAAAAAATATGACATACCTGTTATAGAAGATAGTGCCGAGGCTTTGGGCAGCACATATTTTAACCAATCTTGTGGAACGTTATCAGATATAGCTATTTTATCATTTAACGGTAATAAAATAATTACCACTTCTGGAGGCGGCGCATTGATAACTAAAGATGCTGAATTAAAAAATAAAGCCGTTTTCTTATCTACACAAGCTAGAGATAACGCGCCTCATTATCAACATTCTACTATAGGTTATAATTATAGAATGAGTAATGTTGTTGCAGGTATTGGTCGTGGACAAATGGAAGTTCTTGATGATAGAGTAGAAGCAAGAAGAAAGAATTATGAATTTTATAAACAAAGTTTATCTAAATATGATTCGATAACATTTTTAGATGAGCCTACAGGTTTTTATTCTAATAGATGGTTAACATGTATTAAAACAAGCAGTTATGAAATGCGTGAACAAATACGATTAGCTTTATTAGAAGAAGATATAGAATCTAGACCACTTTGGAAACCCATGCACATGCAGCCCGTTTTTAAAGATTATTTACATTTCACTAATGGTATATCTGAAGAACTTTTTGAAAAAGGACTTTGTTTACCTAGTGGCTCCAACTTAACCCAAAATGATTTAGACCGTATTCTAAATATAGTATTAAAATCCCCATACCTATGA